A section of the Triticum dicoccoides isolate Atlit2015 ecotype Zavitan chromosome 7A, WEW_v2.0, whole genome shotgun sequence genome encodes:
- the LOC119332280 gene encoding pentatricopeptide repeat-containing protein At2g26790, mitochondrial-like isoform X2: MLLWRRKCVAECRRHARAPPAGQPSPSHRRRRRLSVLASWAHHPDDEATSSGEERPSCSPLGEVFRRRGCAPGEITRRRSFAPSLSSAGVVRTLQRLERKPAIAFAYFKDTESIGFRHDLATYTEIIRVLSHKGQGRMLFSLFREILSPADGGGGGPEIVPLMDQLRRTCTTSYALLFATNSLITACTAYCSAPDTIGLFGDLFRLGIVPSVLTCNILLKFAAESGDSEIVVSAYDQIKLFGLTLDANSLGLITRSLFREKKADKAFQVWAEMIEMGVKPDINAYSSFIAGLCDCGKIDLAYAILQEISREGVQVEPMAYNMVMDGLCKEMRLQEVEMLLENKTRQGFTPDIYGYSYLIRSYGKAGNLLKVLDHYQAMVSHGFETNCHIASYLLQCFTKLGMTSEVTEHFQKLRDSGLNVDGVLYNIAIYAYCKLGNMDEAVKLLREMKAEGLTPDRIHYTCVIKGYCLKGDVPNARQAFEVMLKANVKPDVVTYNILASGFCKNGLVKEVFHLLDHMADQGLEPNSLTYGIIIDGFCRSDNLSEAEVLFNIVEEKGIDHIEVLYSSMVCGYLHSGWTDHAYMLFLRVAKQGKFVDHFSCSKLMSDLCRDGNAQGASTVCSMMLENNVIPDVISYSKLISAYCQTGDMHNACLWFHDMVQRGLSVDVIVYTVLMNGYCKVGQMEEACKLFDQMINLGIKPDVIAYTVLLDGHLKEYLQRCWQGVSKERRIYLLRVKQNMLLSSMKKMEIEPDVPFYTVLIDGQCKADFLEEARGQFDELLQKGLTPDQYVYTALISGYCSQGEIEKAQDLFEEMQAVELVDAPEVMDAADQKHSLWRLQKLEAPEVLVQGRTTVWLQNYKRQVSHNVAKFKFALSTPTSVLGLAIGPYVSRRGKDATGEEVIKPYTPTTLDSVFGYFELVIKVTYREYVPTSLHVSYR; the protein is encoded by the exons ATGCTCCTGTGGCGTCGCAAATGCGTCGCCGAGTGCCGCAGGCACGCCCGGGCCCCTCCCGCGGGGCAGCCATCCCcatcccatcgccgccgccgccgcctctccgtgCTCGCCTCCTGGGCGCACCACCCGGACGACGAAGCCACCTCGAGCGGCGAGGAGAGGCCCAGCTGCTCCCCCCTCGGCGAGGTTTTCCGGAGAAGGGGCTGCGCACCCGGTGAGATTACCAGGAGAAGGAGCTTTGCTCCGAGCCTGAGCTCCGCCGGCGTCGTCAGGACTCTTCAGCGCCTGGAGAGGAAGCCTGCCATCGCGTTCGCCTACTTCAAGGACACCGAGAGCATCGGCTTTCGGCATGACCTCGCTACCTACACGGAGATCATCCGCGTCCTGTCACACAAGGGCCAGGGGAGGATGCTGTTCTCCTTGTTCCGTGAGATCCTCTCGCCGGccgatggcggtggcggtggccctgaGATCGTGCCGCTCATGGATCAGCTCAGAAGGACGTGCACTACTTCGTATGCTCTCTTGTTTGCGACTAATTCCTTGATCACGGCATGCACCGCTTATTGCAGTGCACCGGACACAATAGGGCTGTTTGGTGACCTCTTTAGGCTTGGAATTGTCCCGTCAGTTTTGACTTGCAACATACTTCTCAAATTTGCAGCTGAGAGCGGTGACTCGGAGATTGTTGTATCGGCTTATGATCAAATTAAGCTCTTTGGATTGACTTTGGATGCTAACTCGTTAGGCCTTATCACCAGGTCTCTCTTTCGAGAAAAGAAGGCAGACAAAGCATTCCAAGTGTGGGCTGAGATGATTGAAATGGGGGTGAAACCAGATATAAATGCATACTCATCATTTATAGCCGGTCTGTGTGATTGCGGAAAGATTGATTTGGCTTATGCTATTCTGCAAGAGATCAGCAGGGAGGGGGTTCAAGTTGAGCCCATGGCTTATAACATGGTAATGGATGGGCTCTGCAAGGAAATGAGACTGCAGGAGGTTGAAATGCTCTTGGAGAACAAGACGAGACAAGGCTTCACCCCAGATATATATGGTTATAGCTATCTCATTCGGAGTTACGGCAAAGCGGGCAACTTACTCAAGGTGTTGGATCATTATCAAGCCATGGTATCCCATGGTTTCGAAACAAATTGCCACATTGCAAGTTATCTTCTACAATGCTTTACGAAGTTAGGCATGACATCTGAGGTTACAGAGCATTTCCAGAAACTGCGAGATTCGGGACTCAACGTAGATGGGGTTCTGTATAACATTGCCATTTATGCTTACTGCAAGCTTGGTAACATGGATGAGGCGGTTAAGCTACTGAGAGAAATGAAGGCTGAGGGTCTGACACCTGACAGAATTCACTATACATGCGTGATCAAGGGTTATTGTTTGAAGGGAGATGTACCAAATGCACGTCAAGCATTTGAAGTGATGCTGAAGGCAAATGTAAAGCCAGATGTAGTTACATATAACATATTGGCCAGTGGATTCTGCAAGAATGGTCTTGTTAAGGAGGTGTTTCACCTTCTAGACCATATGGCGGATCAAGGGTTAGAGCCTAATTCACTCACTTATGGTATAATAATTGATGGGTTTTGCAGAAGTGACAACCTTAGTGAAGCTGAGGTGTTATTTAATATAGTAGAAGAGAAAGGAATCGATCACATTGAAGTATTGTACAGTTCAATGGTTTGTGGCTATTTGCATTCAGGCTGGACTGATCATGCTTACATGCTTTTTCTTAGGGTTGCTAAGCAAGGAAAATTTGTGGATCATTTCTCATGTTCAAAGTTGATGAGTGACCTTTGTAGGGATGGAAATGCCCAGGGAGCGTCAACAGTTTGCAGCATGATGTTAGAAAATAATGTTATTCCTGATGTAATTTCATATAGCAAACTAATATCAGCCTATTGTCAGACAGGAGATATGCACAATGCTTGCTTATGGTTTCATGATATGGTTCAGCGAGGACTTTCTGTTGATGTTATTGTATACACTGTACTAATGAATGGTTACTGCAAGGTTGGCCAGATGGAAGAAGCTTGCAAATTGTTTGATCAGATGATAAACTTAGGTATTAAGCCTGATGTAATTGCATATACCGTGCTACTGGATGGTCACCTAAAAGAGTACCTGCAGCGGTGCTGGCAGGGCGTTAGTAAGGAGAGAAGGATCTATCTCCTTAGAGTAAAGCAGAACATGTTGCTCAGCTCTATGAAAAAAatggaaattgaacctgatgtACCCTTTTACACCGTATTGATAGATGGACAGTGCAAAGCTGATTTTTTGGAGGAAGCCCGGGGACAATTTGATGAATTGTTGCAGAAAGGGCTTACTCCTGATCAATATGTGTACACAGCTCTTATAAGTGGATATTGCAGCCAGGGAGAAATAGAGAAGGCACAAGATCTTTTTGAAGAAATG CAAGCCGTAGAGCTTGTGGACGCTCCGGAAGTTATGGATGCGGCTGACCAGAAGCATTCCTTGTGGAGGCTCCAGAAGTTGGAGGCTCCGGAAGTCCTGGTGCAAGGTAGAACTACAGTTTGGCTGCAAAACTAC AAGAGGCAGGTCAGTCATAATGTGGCCAAGTTCAAATTCGCTCTCTCCACACCTACTTCTGTGTTGGGCCTTGCAATTGGCCCCTATGTAAGCCGCAG AGGGAAGGATGCTACTGGTGAGGAAGTAATCAAGCCTTATACTCCGACTACACTGGATTCTGTTTTTGGATACTTTGAGCTTGTTATAAAGGTAACTTATCGTGAATATGTTCCAACCTCATTGCATGTCTCTTATCGTTGA
- the LOC119332280 gene encoding pentatricopeptide repeat-containing protein At2g26790, mitochondrial-like isoform X1 → MLLWRRKCVAECRRHARAPPAGQPSPSHRRRRRLSVLASWAHHPDDEATSSGEERPSCSPLGEVFRRRGCAPGEITRRRSFAPSLSSAGVVRTLQRLERKPAIAFAYFKDTESIGFRHDLATYTEIIRVLSHKGQGRMLFSLFREILSPADGGGGGPEIVPLMDQLRRTCTTSYALLFATNSLITACTAYCSAPDTIGLFGDLFRLGIVPSVLTCNILLKFAAESGDSEIVVSAYDQIKLFGLTLDANSLGLITRSLFREKKADKAFQVWAEMIEMGVKPDINAYSSFIAGLCDCGKIDLAYAILQEISREGVQVEPMAYNMVMDGLCKEMRLQEVEMLLENKTRQGFTPDIYGYSYLIRSYGKAGNLLKVLDHYQAMVSHGFETNCHIASYLLQCFTKLGMTSEVTEHFQKLRDSGLNVDGVLYNIAIYAYCKLGNMDEAVKLLREMKAEGLTPDRIHYTCVIKGYCLKGDVPNARQAFEVMLKANVKPDVVTYNILASGFCKNGLVKEVFHLLDHMADQGLEPNSLTYGIIIDGFCRSDNLSEAEVLFNIVEEKGIDHIEVLYSSMVCGYLHSGWTDHAYMLFLRVAKQGKFVDHFSCSKLMSDLCRDGNAQGASTVCSMMLENNVIPDVISYSKLISAYCQTGDMHNACLWFHDMVQRGLSVDVIVYTVLMNGYCKVGQMEEACKLFDQMINLGIKPDVIAYTVLLDGHLKEYLQRCWQGVSKERRIYLLRVKQNMLLSSMKKMEIEPDVPFYTVLIDGQCKADFLEEARGQFDELLQKGLTPDQYVYTALISGYCSQGEIEKAQDLFEEMVDRGIKPDVLTFSVLNQKTLRERQYQ, encoded by the coding sequence ATGCTCCTGTGGCGTCGCAAATGCGTCGCCGAGTGCCGCAGGCACGCCCGGGCCCCTCCCGCGGGGCAGCCATCCCcatcccatcgccgccgccgccgcctctccgtgCTCGCCTCCTGGGCGCACCACCCGGACGACGAAGCCACCTCGAGCGGCGAGGAGAGGCCCAGCTGCTCCCCCCTCGGCGAGGTTTTCCGGAGAAGGGGCTGCGCACCCGGTGAGATTACCAGGAGAAGGAGCTTTGCTCCGAGCCTGAGCTCCGCCGGCGTCGTCAGGACTCTTCAGCGCCTGGAGAGGAAGCCTGCCATCGCGTTCGCCTACTTCAAGGACACCGAGAGCATCGGCTTTCGGCATGACCTCGCTACCTACACGGAGATCATCCGCGTCCTGTCACACAAGGGCCAGGGGAGGATGCTGTTCTCCTTGTTCCGTGAGATCCTCTCGCCGGccgatggcggtggcggtggccctgaGATCGTGCCGCTCATGGATCAGCTCAGAAGGACGTGCACTACTTCGTATGCTCTCTTGTTTGCGACTAATTCCTTGATCACGGCATGCACCGCTTATTGCAGTGCACCGGACACAATAGGGCTGTTTGGTGACCTCTTTAGGCTTGGAATTGTCCCGTCAGTTTTGACTTGCAACATACTTCTCAAATTTGCAGCTGAGAGCGGTGACTCGGAGATTGTTGTATCGGCTTATGATCAAATTAAGCTCTTTGGATTGACTTTGGATGCTAACTCGTTAGGCCTTATCACCAGGTCTCTCTTTCGAGAAAAGAAGGCAGACAAAGCATTCCAAGTGTGGGCTGAGATGATTGAAATGGGGGTGAAACCAGATATAAATGCATACTCATCATTTATAGCCGGTCTGTGTGATTGCGGAAAGATTGATTTGGCTTATGCTATTCTGCAAGAGATCAGCAGGGAGGGGGTTCAAGTTGAGCCCATGGCTTATAACATGGTAATGGATGGGCTCTGCAAGGAAATGAGACTGCAGGAGGTTGAAATGCTCTTGGAGAACAAGACGAGACAAGGCTTCACCCCAGATATATATGGTTATAGCTATCTCATTCGGAGTTACGGCAAAGCGGGCAACTTACTCAAGGTGTTGGATCATTATCAAGCCATGGTATCCCATGGTTTCGAAACAAATTGCCACATTGCAAGTTATCTTCTACAATGCTTTACGAAGTTAGGCATGACATCTGAGGTTACAGAGCATTTCCAGAAACTGCGAGATTCGGGACTCAACGTAGATGGGGTTCTGTATAACATTGCCATTTATGCTTACTGCAAGCTTGGTAACATGGATGAGGCGGTTAAGCTACTGAGAGAAATGAAGGCTGAGGGTCTGACACCTGACAGAATTCACTATACATGCGTGATCAAGGGTTATTGTTTGAAGGGAGATGTACCAAATGCACGTCAAGCATTTGAAGTGATGCTGAAGGCAAATGTAAAGCCAGATGTAGTTACATATAACATATTGGCCAGTGGATTCTGCAAGAATGGTCTTGTTAAGGAGGTGTTTCACCTTCTAGACCATATGGCGGATCAAGGGTTAGAGCCTAATTCACTCACTTATGGTATAATAATTGATGGGTTTTGCAGAAGTGACAACCTTAGTGAAGCTGAGGTGTTATTTAATATAGTAGAAGAGAAAGGAATCGATCACATTGAAGTATTGTACAGTTCAATGGTTTGTGGCTATTTGCATTCAGGCTGGACTGATCATGCTTACATGCTTTTTCTTAGGGTTGCTAAGCAAGGAAAATTTGTGGATCATTTCTCATGTTCAAAGTTGATGAGTGACCTTTGTAGGGATGGAAATGCCCAGGGAGCGTCAACAGTTTGCAGCATGATGTTAGAAAATAATGTTATTCCTGATGTAATTTCATATAGCAAACTAATATCAGCCTATTGTCAGACAGGAGATATGCACAATGCTTGCTTATGGTTTCATGATATGGTTCAGCGAGGACTTTCTGTTGATGTTATTGTATACACTGTACTAATGAATGGTTACTGCAAGGTTGGCCAGATGGAAGAAGCTTGCAAATTGTTTGATCAGATGATAAACTTAGGTATTAAGCCTGATGTAATTGCATATACCGTGCTACTGGATGGTCACCTAAAAGAGTACCTGCAGCGGTGCTGGCAGGGCGTTAGTAAGGAGAGAAGGATCTATCTCCTTAGAGTAAAGCAGAACATGTTGCTCAGCTCTATGAAAAAAatggaaattgaacctgatgtACCCTTTTACACCGTATTGATAGATGGACAGTGCAAAGCTGATTTTTTGGAGGAAGCCCGGGGACAATTTGATGAATTGTTGCAGAAAGGGCTTACTCCTGATCAATATGTGTACACAGCTCTTATAAGTGGATATTGCAGCCAGGGAGAAATAGAGAAGGCACAAGATCTTTTTGAAGAAATGGTAGACAGGGGAATAAAACCAGATGTACTGACCTTTTCTGTATTAAATCAGAAAACCTTGAGGGAAAGGCAGTatcaatga